A genomic region of Aspergillus oryzae RIB40 DNA, chromosome 1 contains the following coding sequences:
- a CDS encoding uncharacterized protein (gluconate kinase): MYNAKLPLTASYLLSTLQGHPDIQVLYAVPYALKLLSESEQGLESLARMELVMFGGSSCPKPIGDTLVKNGTLLVSHYGTTETGQLMTSFRERSDLDWDYVRPGPSLLPYIRWEERFPGIYELSVLEGWPSKVASNRPDGSYATKDLFEKHPTKPNAWRYYARLDDTLVLENGEKANPLIIEGVARNHPDVGEAIAFGANKDRLGLFLVRAANALSKTDEEIIDAVFPAIEKCNADSPSYAHISRDMIQVLPSDTVYRATDKGTVIRSAFYRDFNEQIEQVYELGDATGDRVLEGTELNMFLRESLLEVAPTINSAVLDDTTDVFSLGVDSLQSIRLRKIITKTLNVGGQRLSQNFVFEHPSIQRMADEITRLRLGLDADKEIPIEEQMSQLIDKYSNNFKAHIPVRQTVNGERIAVTGATGSLGAHLVAQLVQMEQVHTVFCLVRANSAHDALRRVRQSLYDRGLLYSLSPPDERKIVALPAQLSNTSRLGLDEPTYKQLTQSLTAVIHCAWSVNFNWSLGSFEDSCIAATRNLLDLCLDAQAPMPARFSFCSSVSTVARTPGHWVPEELPESLSYAQGMGYAQSKLVTEHIVNRAAQHTNIAARVLRVGQIVADTVHGIWNATEAIPMILQTAKTIKALPELDDILSWTPVDVIATSVVELTLGTNVANIVNLTNPTLSHWTRDLLPFLKTAGLEFEQLPQREWLNRLRQSNPDPAANPPIKLIEFFASKYDNDRPSRVLLYDTKKAQAGAPALRQAGGLNAQFVSRFMAHFQNQCWSNKDTTSISKKSREVIFLAGPCGCGKSTAAQALAQRFSILIIEGDDLHSPASRQRMANNIPLTDSDRWDWLAHIRGAVMDRLQHSAAPAVVVTCSALRTIYRDELRRLSRLFDFPVNVTFLMLSIKDRAQLKDRLIARSAKEGHYMSSAMVDSQLDTLESPSGSEGDVILLDSDEPMEKMLEGVQDVVQGLLDV; the protein is encoded by the coding sequence ATGTACAATGCAAAGCTACCATTGACGGCCTCTTACTTATTATCCACCCTGCAGGGACACCCTGATATTCAAGTGCTCTATGCCGTTCCATATGCCTTGAAACTCCTTTCTGAATCAGAACAGGGCCTCGAGTCCTTGGCACGGATGGAGCTGGTCATGTTTGGGGGCTCGTCCTGTCCCAAGCCAATTGGCGACACTCTCGTGAAAAATGGGACTTTACTAGTTTCCCATTATGGAACCACTGAAACCGGACAACTGATGACATCCTTCCGAGAGCGCTCAGACCTGGACTGGGATTATGTTCGACCGGGTCCCTCCTTGCTGCCATATATCCGATGGGAAGAGCGATTCCCTGGCATCTACGAACTGTCGGTCCTAGAGGGTTGGCCATCGAAGGTGGCGAGCAACCGCCCCGATGGATCCTATGCGACCAAAGATCTATTCGAGAAGCATCCGACCAAGCCCAATGCCTGGCGTTACTACGCTCGACTGGACGATACACTTGTGCTGGAGAATGGTGAAAAGGCTAACCCTCTCATTATTGAAGGTGTGGCTCGTAATCATCCGGACGTGGGCGAGGCGATTGCTTTTGGTGCCAACAAGGATCGCTTAGGACTGTTCCTAGTCCGTGCAGCCAATGCTCTGAGCAAGACCGACGAAGAGATCATTGATGCGGTCTTTCCGGCCATCGAAAAGTGCAATGCGGACTCCCCATCCTATGCTCACATCTCGCGTGATATGATCCAAGTCCTCCCTTCTGATACGGTATATCGAGCAACAGACAAGGGCACCGTCATTCGCTCTGCATTCTATCGCGATTTCAATGAACAGATTGAACAGGTCTATGAACTGGGGGATGCCACGGGTGATCGAGTCCTTGAGGGAACCGAGTTGAACATGTTTCTCCGAGAAAGCTTGCTAGAAGTGGCCCCAACGATCAATTCGGCTGTGTTGGATGATACCACCGACGTGTTCAGTCTTGGTGTGGACAGCTTACAGTCGATTCGCTTACGCAAAATAATCACCAAGACGCTCAACGTCGGCGGCCAAAGACTATCCCAGAACTTCGTCTTTGAACATCCCTCTATTCAACGCATGGCAGATGAGATCACCCGGCTCCGTCTGGGGCTCGATGCAGACAAAGAGATTCCCATCGAGGAACAGATGTCGCAGCTGATTGACAAGTATAGCAACAATTTCAAGGCGCATATCCCAGTACGTCAAACAGTTAATGGGGAGCGCATCGCTGTTACTGGGGCTACCGGCTCGCTGGGTGCCCACCTCGTTGCCCAACTGGTTCAGATGGAACAGGTTCATACCGTCTTTTGCTTGGTTCGGGCAAATTCTGCGCACGATGCCCTTCGCAGAGTGCGCCAAAGCCTTTACGACCGCGGTCTTTTATACAGCTTAAGTCCGCCTGATGAACGCAAGATTGTCGCTTTGCCCGCACAACTCTCCAACACATCTCGCCTCGGATTGGATGAACCCACTTACAAGCAGTTAACTCAGTCACTTACTGCGGTGATCCACTGTGCTTGGTCTGTCAATTTCAACTGGTCTCTGGGCAGCTTCGAGGATAGCTGCATTGCTGCGACTCGCAATCTGCTCGACCTATGTCTGGATGCACAGGCGCCTATGCCCGCAagattctccttctgctcgtCTGTAAGCACAGTGGCTCGGACCCCTGGCCACTGGGTACCGGAAGAGCTGCCTGAGTCTTTATCATACGCCCAAGGCATGGGCTACGCGCAGTCTAAGCTAGTGACAGAGCACATCGTCAACCGCGCCGCGCAACACACCAACATCGCTGCCCGAGTCTTACGTGTGGGTCAAATTGTTGCGGATACCGTGCATGGCATCTGGAATGCTACAGAGGCTATTCCGATGATCCTCCAGACGGCGAAGACCATCAAAGCTCTTCCCGAGCTAGACGATATTCTCTCCTGGACCCCGGTTGATGTCATCGCAACCAGCGTCGTTGAACTCACCTTGGGAACGAACGTAGCGAACATCGTCAACCTGACCAATCCCACACTCAGCCATTGGACTCGCGACTTGCTTCCGTTTCTGAAAACCGCTGGGCTAGAATTTGAGCAACTGCCCCAGCGCGAGTGGTTGAATCGTTTGCGTCAATCTAACCCAGACCCAGCCGCAAATCCTCCAATAAAGCTGATCGAGTTTTTTGCCAGCAAGTACGACAATGACCGGCCTAGTCGAGTCCTCCTCTACGACACAAAGAAGGCGCAGGCCGGTGCACCAGCTCTGCGCCAAGCGGGAGGACTCAACGCACAATTCGTATCGCGGTTCATGGCGCATTTCCAAAACCAATGCTGGTCAAACAAGGACACAACATCTATCTCCAAGAAGTCCCGCGAGGTTATCTTCCTGGCAGGTCCCTGCGGCTGCGGGAAAAGTACCGCTGCACAAGCATTGGCGCAACGATTCAGCATACTCATTATTGAAGGCGACGATCTCCACTCTCCAGCGTCTCGACAGCGGATGGCCAACAATATTCCTCTCACCGATAGCGACCGGTGGGACTGGCTGGCTCATATTCGTGGAGCGGTGATGGATCGACTTCAACACTCAGCAGCACCAGCAGTCGTGGTAACCTGCTCGGCACTCCGGACTATCTACCGTGATGAACTACGACGCTTGTCGCGACTATTTGATTTCCCCGTCAATGTTACTTTCCTTATGTTGTCGATCAAGGATCGAGCGCAGCTGAAGGACCGTCTCATTGCCCGATCTGCTAAGGAGGGTCATTATATGAGCTCCGCCATGGTCGACTCGCAGTTGGATACCTTGGAGAGTCCGTCTGGGTCTGAAGGTGATGTGATTTTACTAGATTCTGATGAaccgatggagaagatgcttGAGGGAGTACAGGATGTTGTTCAAGGGCTTCTGGATGTATGA